Proteins encoded by one window of Engraulis encrasicolus isolate BLACKSEA-1 chromosome 21, IST_EnEncr_1.0, whole genome shotgun sequence:
- the mapkapk5 gene encoding MAP kinase-activated protein kinase 5, with translation MSEDNNVDKCIKETSILEEYNINWTQKLGAGISGPVRVCVKKSTQERFALKILIDRPKARNEVRLHMLCAIHPNIVQIIEVYANSVQFPHESSPRARLLIVMEMMEGGELFHRISQHRHFTEKMASQVTKQIAQSLEHCHSLNIAHRDLKPENLLFKDNSLDAPVKLCDFGFAKIDQGDLMTPQFTPYYVAPQVLEAQRRHQKEKSGIIPTSPTPYTYNKSCDLWSLGVIIYVMLCGYPPFYSKHHSRTIPKDMRKKIMTASFDFPEDEWSQISEMAKDIVRKLLKVKPEERLTIEGVLAHPWLNCTEALDNVLPSAQMMMDKAVVAGIQQAHAEQLANMRIQDLNVSLKPLSTVNNPILRKRKLLGTKPSDGFFIHDPENGGEDSNVALEKLRDVIAQCILPQAGENEDEKLNEVMHEAWRFNRDCKLLRDGLQGLSWDGRAFCDPVDRLKLAEIVKQAIEEKTNLQESQ, from the exons ggTATGTGTGAAGAAGTCGACGCAGGAGCGGTTCGCCCTCAAGATCCTTATAGATCGCCCCAAAGCTCGCAATGAG GTGAGGCTACACATGTTATGTGCAATTCATCCAAACATTGTACAGATCATCGAGGTGTATGCCAACAGTGTGCAGTTCCCCCACGAGTCCAGTCCGAg ggcaCGGCTATTAATCGTCATGGAGATGATGGAAGGGGGTGAGCTGTTCCACAGAATAAGCCAACACAGACACTTTACAGAGAAGATGGCCAGCCAGGTCACCAAACAG ATAGCACAGTCGCTGGAGCACTGTCACTCGCTCAACATCGCTCATCGAGACTTGAAACCAGAGAACCTCCTCTTCAAGGACAACTCGCTA GACGCTCCAGTGAAGTTGTGTGATTTTGGCTTCGCTAAGATCGACCAGGGCGACCTGATGACGCCACAGTTCACTCCCTATTATGTAGCACCTCAG GTTCTGGAGGCACAGAGGCGACACCAGAAGGAGAAGTCTGGAATAATACCTACCTCACCAACCCCCTACACCTACAACAAA AGTTGTGACCTGTGGTCACTGGGGGTCATCATCTACGTGATGCTGTGCGGCTACCCGCCGTTCTACTCCAAGCACCACAGCCGCACCATCCCCAAGGACATGAGGAAGAAGATCATGACGGCCAGCTTCGACTTCCCCGAGGACGAGTGGAGCCAGATCTCCGAGATGGCCAAGGACATTGTACGGAA GCTTCTGAAGGTGAAGCCAGAGGAGAGGCTGACCATCGAGGGGGTCCTGGCCCACCCGTGGCTCAACTGCACAGAGGCGCTGGACAACGTGCTACCCTCGGCCCAAATGATGATGGACAAG gcggtgGTAGCAGGCATCCAGCAGGCGCATGCCGAGCAGCTGGCCAACATGAGGATACAGGACCTGAACGTCAGCCTCAAACCCCTCAGCACCGTCAACAACCCCATCCTGAGGAAGAGGAAGCTGCTCGG CACCAAGCCCAGTGATGGCTTCTTCATCCACGACCCGGAGAACGGGGGAGAGGACTCCAACGTGGCGCTGGAGAAACTCAGAGACGTCATCGCACAGTGCATCCTGCCACAGgctg GTGAGAACGAGGATGAGAAGCTGAACGAGGTGATGCACGAGGCCTGGCGCTTCAACCGTGACTGCAAGCTGCTCCGAGACGGCCTCCAAGGCCTCAGCTGGGACG GGAGGGCGTTCTGTGACCCAGTAGACCGCCTGAAGCTAGCGGAGATCGTCAAACAAGCCATCGAGGAAAAAACAAACTTACAAGAGTCTCAATAG